The Thermodesulfobacterium sp. TA1 sequence AGAGCTGAGCAACCTCTTTAGTCTTAGAGGTTGTTTCTTTTGGTTTAGTAGGTTCCTTTACTTCAATTTCTTTAGACTTAACTACCGACTTTTTTTCTGTTATTTTAGCTTCGGTTTTATTTTCTTGGTATACAGGTTGAGGGGGTGGTACAAAGGCTTGAGTAGAAGCGTTATCTTTAAAGTCAACAGGCTGCTCAGCGGTTGCATTAGCAGGTGGAGGAGGTGGGAGGGTTACGGTTTCGTTGGTTGGTTGAGAGGATTGAGTAACATTGATAGCAGCAGTTTCAAAAGTGGCGTTTTCCTGTTCTTTAGGACCTATTTTACTTCCTACCCAAACCCCTATGATAAAACTCCAAACCAATAAACATAAACCAAAAAGGATGATAAAAACTAAAGCTACCCGACTTACCTCTATTTTAACCTTCTTTCCCTCCATAATCTGTAACCTCCTTTTTTACATTCTTTCTGGAGCGTTAACCCCTAAAAGGTTTAAACCATTTTTTAAAACTACTTTGCAACCTAAACATAAACCAAGTCTGGCTAAACTTAGCTCTTTATCTTCTGAAAGCACTCGATGTTTGGTATAAAACTCGTGAAACTGTTTAGCAAGGTCTAACAAGTAATAAGTAAGCTTATAAGGTGCAAAAAACCGGCTTGCAGATACCACCACCTCTTTAAACTCTTCTATCTTCTTAGCAAGGGCTATCTCTTCTTCTGACGAAAGAACACTAAAATCCACCATTTCCCAGTCTATTTTTTCTAAGCCCTGCTCCTTTGCCTTTTCAAAAATACTACATATCCTAGCATGGGCATACTGCACGTAATAAACAGGGTTTTCTTGAGATTGCTTTTGGGCTAAATCTATATCAAAATCTAAAGGAGAGTCAGAAGACCTACTCAAAAATATATATCTCGTAGCATCTACCCCTACCTTGTCCAAAAGTTCTTTTAACTCTACAAACTCTCCTTGCCTGGTGGACATACTTTTTAACTCACCACCCTCTATAAGGTTAACCATCTGAATAAGAATAACCTCTAAGGCTTCTGGATTTAAACCTAAGGCTTTAAGGGCACCCTTTAAACGTTTTACATATCCATGATGGTCTGCTCCCCAAAGATTAATAGCAAGTTCAAACCCTCTGTCTACAAACTTTTCATAATGATAAGCAATGTCTCCTGCAAAGTAGGTATATTCTCCGTTTGAACGTATTAACACCCTATCCTTTTCGTCTCCAAATGCAGAAGACTTGAACCATAAAGCTCCTTCTTTCTCATAAATCAAGCCTCTTTGTTGTAAAAGATTTATCAACTCGTCTACCTTTGCCCTTTCGTAAAGGCTTTTTTCTGAATACCAGTTGTCATA is a genomic window containing:
- a CDS encoding SPOR domain-containing protein: MEGKKVKIEVSRVALVFIILFGLCLLVWSFIIGVWVGSKIGPKEQENATFETAAINVTQSSQPTNETVTLPPPPPANATAEQPVDFKDNASTQAFVPPPQPVYQENKTEAKITEKKSVVKSKEIEVKEPTKPKETTSKTKEVAQLSNQIKKGTFGLQVGAFSQKESAEKLRALAEKKGYPVTVKAVASEGKTLYKVYVGRYSNREEAEKAVSKVASDLGVSKPFVVELK
- the argS gene encoding arginine--tRNA ligase; the protein is MIRQKIKEVIEKAVESTFGKINLPNFEIETPKKDSFGDYATNIAFVLKNTVGLSPIEIAERLTTELLKEKDLFEKVEFVKPGFINFWVSPRYYFENLLKAIEEKDDYGRVDIGKGKRVLVEFVSANPTGPLHIGHGRGAAYGDSLARVLAFTGYSVTKEYYINDKGTQMDILGESVYLRAKELKGEKIDFPEDFYKGAYIYDIAKKVLTEHPNLLELEKDKAIVICREIAIKTILEDIRSDLERFRVVYDNWYSEKSLYERAKVDELINLLQQRGLIYEKEGALWFKSSAFGDEKDRVLIRSNGEYTYFAGDIAYHYEKFVDRGFELAINLWGADHHGYVKRLKGALKALGLNPEALEVILIQMVNLIEGGELKSMSTRQGEFVELKELLDKVGVDATRYIFLSRSSDSPLDFDIDLAQKQSQENPVYYVQYAHARICSIFEKAKEQGLEKIDWEMVDFSVLSSEEEIALAKKIEEFKEVVVSASRFFAPYKLTYYLLDLAKQFHEFYTKHRVLSEDKELSLARLGLCLGCKVVLKNGLNLLGVNAPERM